A portion of the Chryseobacterium tructae genome contains these proteins:
- the cobC gene encoding alpha-ribazole phosphatase family protein, which yields MEIHLIRHTAVDNPENLCYGFAEIPLRKEYQKDFENLNLDEDFELVISSPAQRCCLLAEHFKFNYSTDERLREMNFGDWELKKWTEISEVEIDPWYKDFINVKASGGESLIEMQTRVFHFWNELIIKKDIQKVLIIAHAGVIRLILQNVLQFPLENMFNIQIDYGKKVIIEAKEDYFSIKKVNV from the coding sequence ATGGAAATTCATCTGATTCGTCATACTGCCGTAGATAATCCGGAAAATCTTTGCTATGGGTTTGCCGAAATACCTTTACGGAAAGAGTATCAGAAAGATTTTGAAAACCTGAATCTGGATGAAGATTTTGAGCTTGTCATTTCAAGTCCGGCACAGCGATGCTGTCTTTTAGCAGAACATTTTAAGTTTAATTATTCAACTGATGAAAGACTTCGGGAAATGAATTTCGGAGACTGGGAACTGAAGAAATGGACGGAGATATCAGAAGTGGAAATCGATCCGTGGTATAAAGATTTCATTAATGTAAAAGCTTCAGGTGGTGAAAGTCTTATTGAAATGCAGACTCGGGTATTTCACTTCTGGAATGAACTGATTATTAAAAAAGACATTCAAAAAGTTCTGATTATTGCTCATGCAGGTGTAATTCGCCTTATTCTTCAAAATGTACTACAATTTCCATTAGAAAACATGTTCAATATTCAGATTGATTATGGAAAGAAAGTGATTATTGAAGCTAAAGAGGATTATTTTTCCATCAAAAAAGTAAATGTATAA
- a CDS encoding adenosylcobinamide-GDP ribazoletransferase: protein MKILKNELVYFATALMFFTRIPVPFSVPYSSEIMNKSQKYFAWIGLLVGLINAGILYLSFQLFNLEIGIILMMIGSVLLTGAFHEDGFTDMCDSFGGGYGKEKILTIMKDSRVGAYGTIGIILLFALKFFSIQALGTTDLMKTLGVVMIAHTSSRFISGTMIYTHQYVTDIDVSKSKPLANKPLDGMALLVGFISVLLSFALLPDWRLILAFVLAYLGKVCMGWYFKKHIGGYTGDCLGAVQQVTEVLFYLGTMIVWKFI from the coding sequence ATGAAGATTTTAAAGAATGAACTGGTCTATTTTGCAACAGCACTGATGTTCTTCACCAGAATTCCGGTTCCGTTTAGTGTTCCATATTCCAGTGAGATCATGAATAAATCTCAAAAGTATTTTGCATGGATCGGATTATTGGTAGGACTCATTAATGCTGGAATTTTATACCTTTCTTTCCAGCTTTTTAATCTGGAAATAGGAATCATTTTGATGATGATCGGAAGTGTTCTCCTGACCGGAGCTTTTCATGAAGATGGTTTTACAGATATGTGTGACAGTTTTGGAGGCGGATATGGAAAGGAAAAGATTCTTACCATTATGAAAGACAGTAGAGTAGGAGCCTATGGAACCATCGGTATTATTTTATTGTTTGCCTTAAAATTCTTCAGTATTCAGGCGTTGGGAACCACTGATCTGATGAAAACTTTGGGAGTTGTAATGATAGCGCATACTTCAAGCCGTTTTATTTCCGGAACGATGATCTATACGCATCAATATGTGACGGATATTGATGTCAGTAAGTCAAAGCCTTTAGCCAATAAACCTTTGGATGGAATGGCTTTATTAGTAGGATTCATAAGTGTTTTGCTTTCGTTTGCCTTACTTCCTGATTGGCGTTTGATATTGGCTTTTGTATTGGCTTATTTAGGAAAGGTCTGTATGGGTTGGTATTTTAAAAAACATATCGGCGGTTATACTGGAGATTGTCTGGGAGCTGTTCAACAGGTTACAGAAGTGTTATTTTACTTAGGAACAATGATCGTATGGAAATTCATCTGA
- the cobT gene encoding nicotinate-nucleotide--dimethylbenzimidazole phosphoribosyltransferase, translating into MLTTDLQHKIDFKTKPLGALGHLEHLAHKIGMVQHTTSPQLLNPHLVVFAADHGIVTAGVSAYPQEVTYQMVMNFLGGGAAINVFCKQHGIEIKIVDAGVNFDFPEGLDLIDLKVRKSSRNILEEQAMTSEEYGQALQNGGFIVTEIAETGCNIIGFGEMGIGNTSASSLMMSQLFDLPIVSCIGRGTGLNDEQLQNKINILSTAIEKYPGVKTPDEIARTFGGLEIVQMIGAMEEAFRQNMLIMVDGFIATVAIATAWKKNPDILKNCIFCHVSDENAHLKLLELLGQKALLNLNLRLGEGTGCALAYPLIQSAVNFLNEMSSLKMLTFQIKNK; encoded by the coding sequence ATGTTGACAACTGACTTACAGCATAAAATTGATTTTAAGACAAAACCTTTAGGTGCATTAGGACACCTTGAACACCTTGCCCATAAAATTGGGATGGTTCAACATACCACTTCTCCACAGCTACTGAATCCTCATCTGGTAGTTTTTGCAGCCGATCACGGGATTGTGACAGCAGGAGTGAGTGCTTATCCGCAAGAAGTAACGTATCAAATGGTAATGAACTTTTTAGGAGGTGGAGCCGCCATTAATGTATTCTGTAAACAACACGGTATTGAAATCAAGATTGTAGATGCTGGTGTTAATTTTGATTTTCCGGAAGGGCTGGATTTAATAGACCTGAAAGTCAGAAAATCCAGCCGTAATATTCTGGAAGAGCAGGCTATGACCTCTGAAGAATATGGACAAGCTCTGCAAAATGGAGGTTTTATAGTGACAGAAATTGCAGAAACAGGCTGTAATATTATTGGATTTGGTGAAATGGGAATTGGAAATACATCCGCTTCTTCACTAATGATGAGCCAGCTGTTTGATCTTCCCATTGTAAGCTGTATTGGACGTGGAACTGGATTGAACGATGAGCAACTGCAGAATAAGATCAATATTTTGTCAACTGCTATAGAGAAGTATCCTGGTGTCAAAACACCGGATGAAATTGCCCGGACTTTTGGAGGATTGGAAATTGTTCAGATGATCGGAGCGATGGAAGAAGCCTTCCGTCAGAATATGTTGATTATGGTGGACGGATTTATCGCGACAGTTGCTATAGCCACAGCATGGAAAAAGAACCCTGATATTTTGAAAAATTGTATATTCTGTCATGTAAGTGATGAGAATGCCCATCTTAAGCTTTTGGAATTATTGGGACAAAAAGCCTTACTAAACCTGAATTTACGTTTGGGAGAAGGAACCGGTTGTGCATTGGCCTATCCGCTGATTCAAAGTGCAGTAAATTTCCTGAATGAAATGTCCAGTTTGAAGATGCTCACGTTTCAAATAAAGAATAAATGA
- a CDS encoding nucleotidyltransferase domain-containing protein — protein sequence MTPKIIEKIKEVEATRGVEVLLAVESGSRAWGFASPDSDYDIRFIYRHEKDWYLSPWDKDETIEFMTEDDLDGSGWDLRKTFHLLLKSNAALLSWFYSPIVYAENTKFIELFRPLADACFSPVAVSYHYLSMSKKYMEACRTDEVKLKSYFYCLRTALTGKWIVEKGTVPPVLFSELLVLVDAETRTKIENLVALKATKGEAYYHPNDWELFEFLEKTIAYNEEKSKGLRGGNADKKEMERVFREILKL from the coding sequence ATGACACCAAAAATAATAGAAAAAATAAAAGAAGTGGAGGCAACAAGAGGTGTAGAAGTCCTTCTAGCTGTTGAATCCGGTAGCAGAGCGTGGGGTTTTGCCTCTCCAGACAGCGATTATGACATACGTTTTATATACCGCCATGAAAAAGACTGGTATCTTTCACCTTGGGACAAAGATGAAACAATAGAGTTTATGACAGAAGATGATTTGGATGGTTCCGGATGGGATCTTCGCAAGACTTTTCATCTTTTGCTGAAATCGAATGCCGCTTTATTAAGTTGGTTCTATTCTCCTATCGTTTATGCAGAAAACACAAAATTTATAGAACTTTTCAGACCATTGGCAGATGCGTGTTTTTCCCCGGTAGCCGTTTCGTATCATTATTTAAGCATGAGCAAAAAATACATGGAAGCCTGCAGGACCGATGAAGTGAAATTAAAAAGCTATTTTTATTGTCTGCGAACTGCCTTAACTGGAAAATGGATCGTAGAAAAAGGAACTGTGCCACCAGTATTGTTCAGTGAACTTCTTGTTTTAGTGGATGCTGAAACCAGAACAAAAATAGAAAACCTCGTAGCCCTAAAAGCAACGAAAGGAGAAGCTTATTACCATCCAAATGACTGGGAGTTGTTTGAGTTTTTAGAGAAAACAATAGCTTATAATGAAGAAAAGTCAAAGGGTTTAAGAGGTGGAAATGCAGATAAGAAGGAGATGGAGAGGGTTTTTAGGGAGATATTGAAATTGTAA
- a CDS encoding TfoX/Sxy family protein → MAYNIEVADRVREWLSNVDDIKIEEKKMFGGLAFLVNDKMCINISHDNLMCRYNPEKEEEVAEKTGFLPMIMRGKQLKEYCYVEPIGFQKPEDFEYWMKICLEYNPIAKASKKK, encoded by the coding sequence ATGGCTTACAATATTGAAGTAGCAGACAGAGTTCGTGAATGGCTTTCTAATGTGGATGATATTAAAATCGAGGAAAAGAAAATGTTTGGCGGATTGGCATTTCTTGTGAATGATAAAATGTGTATTAATATCAGTCATGACAATCTGATGTGCCGCTACAATCCCGAAAAGGAAGAAGAAGTAGCAGAAAAAACAGGTTTTCTTCCCATGATTATGAGAGGAAAGCAGTTAAAGGAATATTGCTATGTAGAACCTATAGGCTTTCAGAAACCGGAAGATTTTGAATATTGGATGAAGATCTGCCTGGAGTATAACCCAATTGCCAAGGCTTCCAAGAAGAAGTAG
- a CDS encoding DUF2975 domain-containing protein, with the protein MNQTKIISRILFYICTLLSAGYLITMLYAVLCLTTGFSVIPYGNGQYLHINYPFTEQPFLNIEDHYPYIIFSFLLVLISYGIFFWFSAKVFKVFFQPKLFTKEHILQLKRFYLYNIFIPLPLVIIASFFVEVESIIWGLVFIHFMLGIFCLFLANIFKQGLHLQNEQDLFI; encoded by the coding sequence ATGAATCAGACCAAAATCATTTCCCGTATTTTATTTTATATCTGTACACTTTTATCAGCCGGATATTTAATAACCATGCTGTATGCTGTGCTCTGCCTTACAACCGGTTTTTCTGTGATCCCTTACGGCAATGGCCAGTATCTTCATATCAATTATCCGTTTACAGAACAGCCATTTCTGAATATAGAAGATCATTATCCCTATATTATTTTTTCATTCCTGCTGGTTTTAATTTCCTATGGAATTTTTTTCTGGTTTTCAGCAAAAGTTTTCAAGGTATTTTTCCAGCCAAAGCTTTTTACAAAGGAACATATCCTGCAACTTAAGAGATTTTATCTGTATAATATTTTCATCCCACTTCCACTGGTTATTATCGCGAGTTTCTTTGTGGAAGTAGAAAGTATCATATGGGGACTGGTGTTTATTCACTTTATGCTTGGAATTTTCTGTCTGTTTCTTGCAAATATCTTTAAGCAAGGACTACATTTGCAAAACGAACAAGACCTATTTATTTAA
- a CDS encoding helix-turn-helix domain-containing protein, with the protein MPIIVNLDVMLAKRKMQSKELAEKLGITPVNLSILKTGKAKGVRFDTLEAICKILECQPGDILEFKE; encoded by the coding sequence ATGCCAATTATAGTCAACTTAGATGTCATGTTAGCCAAAAGAAAAATGCAGAGTAAAGAATTGGCAGAAAAACTGGGAATTACTCCCGTCAACCTTTCCATTCTTAAAACTGGAAAAGCCAAAGGCGTTCGTTTTGATACTCTGGAAGCCATCTGCAAAATCTTAGAATGCCAACCGGGAGATATTCTCGAGTTTAAAGAATAA
- a CDS encoding ABC transporter ATP-binding protein, with protein sequence MNTLLINNLNLTYNGFQAINNISLEINNGMFGLLGPNGAGKSSLMKTIVGLQSPTSGSIIFNDIDIVKNPEYIKQNLGFLPQDFGVYPKVSAYDLLEHIAVLKGISDKTHRKNQILNLLEKVNLLDFQNKEVHTFSGGMKQRFGVAQALLGNPKIIIVDEPTAGLDPEERNRFNILLNEISQEVIVILSTHLVEDVRNLCSEIAIMNHGEILRKGVPQKLMTELENKIWSKSFEKNETESQYSKHEVISRQLIERKLHLTVFAEEPSLDFTPVTPLLEHFYFYTLTQKP encoded by the coding sequence ATGAATACTTTATTAATCAACAACCTTAATCTTACTTACAATGGTTTTCAAGCCATTAATAACATTTCCTTAGAGATCAACAATGGAATGTTCGGACTTTTAGGCCCCAATGGAGCCGGAAAATCATCCCTAATGAAAACAATTGTAGGATTGCAAAGCCCAACTTCGGGAAGTATTATTTTTAATGATATTGACATTGTTAAAAATCCGGAATATATCAAACAAAATCTGGGATTTCTGCCTCAGGATTTTGGCGTATATCCTAAAGTTTCAGCCTATGATCTTTTAGAACACATTGCTGTACTGAAAGGAATTTCAGATAAAACACATCGTAAAAATCAGATCTTAAATCTGTTAGAAAAAGTAAATCTTTTAGATTTTCAGAACAAAGAAGTTCATACGTTTTCCGGTGGGATGAAACAGCGTTTTGGAGTCGCTCAGGCACTCTTGGGAAATCCTAAAATTATTATTGTAGATGAGCCCACAGCAGGATTGGATCCGGAAGAAAGAAACCGCTTCAACATTCTGCTCAACGAAATTAGCCAGGAAGTCATCGTCATTCTCTCTACCCACCTCGTGGAAGATGTGAGAAACCTTTGCTCGGAAATAGCTATTATGAACCATGGAGAGATTCTCAGAAAAGGCGTACCTCAAAAACTCATGACCGAACTAGAAAATAAAATCTGGTCAAAATCTTTCGAAAAAAATGAAACGGAAAGCCAATATTCAAAGCATGAAGTCATCAGCAGACAATTGATAGAAAGAAAACTTCATCTTACTGTTTTTGCTGAAGAACCATCTTTAGATTTTACTCCTGTAACTCCTTTACTAGAGCATTTTTACTTTTATACTTTAACTCAAAAACCTTAA